The DNA sequence GTCTTTGGCTCGCTTTTATCAACGCCAATTTTGAACACTCCACAAGTAGGTATTCTTGGAATGCATAAAACACAGATGCGTCCTGTAGCTATTGATAATGAACGATTTGAAAACAGACCGATGATGTATATTGCACTTTCCTACGATCACCGTATTATTGATGGAAAGGATGCTGTCGGCTTTTTAGTAAAAGTAAAAGAGCTTCTTGAAGACCCGGAGCAGCTTCTTTTGGAAGGTTAATGGAATCGAAAAACACCGCAGCTGTTAGTTCCGGCTGTGGTGTTTTTTTATGTTCGGTCTTATATTTTGCAAATCCTCTTCTCCATTTGCATAATAGAGAAAGAGGTGACAAAGGATGAGTAAAAAAATTGTTGTTATTGGTTCTGGTTTTGCTGGAAGTACAGCAGCTGCCATGCTTCAGAAAAATCAATGCGAAGTGACGCTCCTGGAAGCTGCAGCTGAATGGGGAGGATGTTCCGGCAAATTTCAGAGAGGTAAATTTCTTTTTCCTGTAGGGGCTACATTGGCGATGGGATTTGCTGAGCAGGGTATACACGGGAGAATAAATAATTACTTAAATATAAATGTAAAATCAAAGCGTCTGGATAAGGTGATGGATGTAACGATTGAGCACGAATCGCTCCCCTATTACAGTGACAGAGAAACTTTCATAAATATGTGGTATGAGAAAGTACCGGATGAAGCATCTAGAATTGAAGCTTTTTTCAGGGAAGTTTGGAAAACTGCTGAACCGCTGAAAAAACATATGGTTCATTTTCCAGTTGTTCCACCGGGCACTTTTCGGGAAACAGGTTCAGTCCTGAAAGGATTTACGCTTTCTTCGTTAAAACTTCTTCCACTTCTGCCATTTACTCTGGATTATTTTGTGAAAAAACATGATCTGACAGAACATCAGCTGTTTGTTCAGTTTATTAATGGAGTGCTGATGGACAGTATGCAGACTACCTATCAGAACTGTACCCTTTTAATGGGCTGTATGGCTTTGGACATCTACCATGATGGTGTCTGGTACGTGGAAGGAGGACTCTATAAACTAATAGAGTCATTGATTGAAAATTTTAAATTTAACGGAGGAAATGCCCTTAAACCCAGAAGAGCAACGTATATCAGAAAAAGCTCTACGAATGATTATCAGTGGGAAGTGGAAGACCATCGAGGAAACGTGTATCAAGCCGACGATGTTGTTATAAATACTCCTCCTGCTAATATGAAAAAACTTCTGTCAGAACCTTTATACAGCCAATTAAATAAGAAGCTGAAGAAAAGGGCCACCTTGGATGTGGAGTGGGGAACGTACACACTTTACCTGGCCGTGAAGGATATTTTCCCTGCTGATGCTCCGCTTTTTGAACAGATTATGCTTTCAAATAAATCCTCTTCATTTGATGAAGATCACTTTTTCGTTTCCCTTTCCTCTTCTACAGATAGAAACCGTGCGCCTGAAGGCTGCCGGACGATAACTATTTCAACTCATATCAATACAAAAAACTGGAACTACAAAGAAATTTATGACCAGAAAGCAGCAGACATTGAGAGAGCTGTAATCAACGCTTTGGAAAAAAAATATCCCGGATTTGAAAATGCACTTATCCATTTTTTGAGCGGAGGCCCCCGTGCGTGGGAACGATTTACAAATCGCAGTGGAGGCAAAGTTGGAGGATTCCCTCAGACAAATGATTTTTCACTATGGCGTGCTCTCCAGCATCGAACTGGTATAAAGGGACTCTGGGTATGCGGTGATAACATATTCCCGGGAGCGGGGAGCGTTGGCGCCTCCAGTTCCGGAGTGCATGCCGCCCGTTCGATACTAAATAAAAGAATTTTTTAGACAAAATGAGGTGAGGGTATTGGCGGACAAAGATAAAGAAAACAAAGACACCGAAAATCCCTCTCCAGATGTTTCCGGGAATGATGGAGATGTTGAGGAGCAGCCGGAAAAAGAAGAGCTGTTTTATGATGGGAAAGAATATTTAACGAAAGAGGAATTTTTCAATCCGCCGGAAGAAGAAAAACTGGATAATAAACCTCCAGGAAAAAAGAAAAGATTTTTCAAAATTATGATTGCTTCTTTAATCACAATGGCGCTCCTCGTAAATGTATTTGCAGTCTGGCCTCAGCTTTTCAATTTTCCTGCGGTTGAATTTCTGTCAAATGCAAGCGAGCTGTCTGATAATGAGAAAGTGGAAGAGTACAAAGAGTCTGTTGTCGTTGTAAGAACTGAAAACTCCAAGGGTACAGGATTTGTGTTCGGCGGAGGGTATATAATGACAAATGAACATGTTATCCGGGATGGAGTTGAGATATCTGTCCATTTTGAAAATGGTGAATCCTATCTGACAGAAGAAATAGAAGTTAATGAAGAGCTTGATATTGCTGTTTTAAAACCAATGGCTGAAGATTTCCCTCATCCTTCGCTGGAAATAAATTCTGGGTGGAGTCCTTCCGAGCAGATCTATGTTATTGGAAATCCTCGGTTTTTTAACTTTATTCCAAACGAAGGAGTCCTTCTTCAATCTACGAATGTTTCAAGTAAAAACGCTGAAGTGATAGCTCTTGAAGCACCCATTTACCGTGGGAGCAGCGGCAGCCCTGTAATTACGGAGGATGGAGAAGTAGCCGGAGTCGTTTTCGCAACATCCCGAATTAATGTTGATGGCAGCCGGGAGCGTGTAGGACTTGCAATCGACATGGAGAATATTATAGATGAAATGAACTTATCTCCGTAAATCTCTTGCATTTATCATAAATAATTGAGATAATGGCAGATGGTTTTAAAAGAGCGTTTTGAAACAGCTTTAAGAAATGAGGGAATTACGATGAAAGAATCGATTTACGGCTACACGTTTGCTGATTTGGAAAACTGGTTTATCGAGCGTGGGCATAAGTCGTTTAGAGCCCAGCAGATTTGGGATTGGTTATATAAAAAAAGAATCGACAGTTTCGACGAGATTACAAACATGAAATCGGAACTGGTCGAAATATTGAAAGATACGTTTACGCTGCAGACGCTTGATATCCATTCGAAACAGACTTCGCAGGACGGAACGATGAAATTTTTGTTTCGATTAAAAGACGGAAATTTAATTGAAACAGTTTTAATGCGGTTTGATTATGGATCGTCGGTATGTGTTACCACACAGGTAGGCTGTAACATCGGCTGCAGCTTTTGTGCAAGCGGGCTACTGACTAAAAGCAGAGATCTTTCAGCTGGAGAAATTGTGGAACAGATCATGCACGTTCAAAAAGCAATGGATGAGCAGGAAAAAGAAGAAAGAGTCAGTCATATTGTCGTAATGGGCATAGGCGAACCTTTTGACAACTACGATAATCTAATGTCCTTTCTCCACGTCGTGAATAGTGACCGCGGCCTTGCCATTGGAGCTCGTCATATCACAGTATCCACAAGCGGAATTATAAAGCGTATTTATGATTTCGCCAATGAAAATATTCAGGTGAATCTGGCGGTTTCTCTTCACGCACCTAATAATAAAATGCGTACAGACATCATGAAGATTAATAAAGCACAGCCAATAGAGAAATTAATGGAAGCAGTAGATTATTATCTGGAGAAGACGAACAGAAGAATTACATTCGAATACATTCTTCTCGATGGAGTTAACGACAGTAAAGAAACTGCACTGGAGCTTGCAGAGCTTATAAAGGATAAGAAAAAGCTGTCTTATGTAAATCTTATTCCTTATAACCCTGTTGACGAACACATTCAGTATGAGCAGAGTCGAAAAAGCAATATTTTAACGTTTTTCGACACACTTATGAAAGAAGGAGTTCAATGCGGAGTCCGTCACGAGCAGGGCTCTGATATAGATGCTGCGTGCGGTCAGCTTCGAAGCAAACAGATGAAAAAAGATCGCGAAAAAAATAAAGCAGGTTCATAAAAAAGCTGCCTGTCGGAAT is a window from the Alkalicoccus halolimnae genome containing:
- a CDS encoding phytoene desaturase family protein; its protein translation is MSKKIVVIGSGFAGSTAAAMLQKNQCEVTLLEAAAEWGGCSGKFQRGKFLFPVGATLAMGFAEQGIHGRINNYLNINVKSKRLDKVMDVTIEHESLPYYSDRETFINMWYEKVPDEASRIEAFFREVWKTAEPLKKHMVHFPVVPPGTFRETGSVLKGFTLSSLKLLPLLPFTLDYFVKKHDLTEHQLFVQFINGVLMDSMQTTYQNCTLLMGCMALDIYHDGVWYVEGGLYKLIESLIENFKFNGGNALKPRRATYIRKSSTNDYQWEVEDHRGNVYQADDVVINTPPANMKKLLSEPLYSQLNKKLKKRATLDVEWGTYTLYLAVKDIFPADAPLFEQIMLSNKSSSFDEDHFFVSLSSSTDRNRAPEGCRTITISTHINTKNWNYKEIYDQKAADIERAVINALEKKYPGFENALIHFLSGGPRAWERFTNRSGGKVGGFPQTNDFSLWRALQHRTGIKGLWVCGDNIFPGAGSVGASSSGVHAARSILNKRIF
- a CDS encoding trypsin-like peptidase domain-containing protein; protein product: MADKDKENKDTENPSPDVSGNDGDVEEQPEKEELFYDGKEYLTKEEFFNPPEEEKLDNKPPGKKKRFFKIMIASLITMALLVNVFAVWPQLFNFPAVEFLSNASELSDNEKVEEYKESVVVVRTENSKGTGFVFGGGYIMTNEHVIRDGVEISVHFENGESYLTEEIEVNEELDIAVLKPMAEDFPHPSLEINSGWSPSEQIYVIGNPRFFNFIPNEGVLLQSTNVSSKNAEVIALEAPIYRGSSGSPVITEDGEVAGVVFATSRINVDGSRERVGLAIDMENIIDEMNLSP
- the rlmN gene encoding 23S rRNA (adenine(2503)-C(2))-methyltransferase RlmN, encoding MKESIYGYTFADLENWFIERGHKSFRAQQIWDWLYKKRIDSFDEITNMKSELVEILKDTFTLQTLDIHSKQTSQDGTMKFLFRLKDGNLIETVLMRFDYGSSVCVTTQVGCNIGCSFCASGLLTKSRDLSAGEIVEQIMHVQKAMDEQEKEERVSHIVVMGIGEPFDNYDNLMSFLHVVNSDRGLAIGARHITVSTSGIIKRIYDFANENIQVNLAVSLHAPNNKMRTDIMKINKAQPIEKLMEAVDYYLEKTNRRITFEYILLDGVNDSKETALELAELIKDKKKLSYVNLIPYNPVDEHIQYEQSRKSNILTFFDTLMKEGVQCGVRHEQGSDIDAACGQLRSKQMKKDREKNKAGS